TATTCTGATGATTGCTCTCCAAATATTCCTCAAATCTCTTATTTAATCAATCTCCTCATTCAAAAGGAGTAGCTCAATTATCAATGATCAATTTGCACATCCATTTGTACCTATAAATACATCGAATGTTTGCCTGTCACATCATCAAACATCAACCAATCCTTTGAGGTAGCGATCACTACACATATATTCATTCGGTTTCAGGCGTTTCTTTGCTGTCTCCTAGTGAACAACCTTGTCAGAATTCAGAATGTTCAGCAGGGGGATGAAGCTAATTCTCATGGTAGCCTTCCAGGCTATGAGCCTCATCTCCATATCAACTGCAAGTCTGCAGTACAATTTCTACGGCTCGTCGTGCCCAAATGCCGAGCAGACGATCAGCAATGTCGTCTACGGCTTGATCGATGCTGACCCTTCCATGGCCCCGGCGCTGCTGCGTTTGCATTTCCATGATTGCTTTGTCATGGTAATGTAATTGCTAACCACAAGTTAatttagtttttcaactatgAATTGATAGCAGTTTTAATTTCTCACAAGATATATTACTGCAAGCAAAGCTTAGATATTGATGGTTAATTACTTCATTTTGTccccaaaaaaaatgtaaacgaagtttttttttttttgttttttgatcATGCAGGGTTGTGATGCGTCCATCCTTCTTGATCCCACGAAGGCAAACGGCTCGCCGGAGAAGACAGCGATCCCGCTCCGCGGGTACGACGCCGTGAACAAGATCAAGGCGGCCGTCGAGGCCGTCTGCCCCGGCAAggtctcctgcgccgacatcctcgccttcgccgcccgcgACTCGGTGGCCAAGTCCGGCGGCTTCGTCTACCCGGTCCCCGCCGGCAGCCGCGACGGCAACGTGTCGTCCGCCTTCTCCGTCTTCTCCAGCATCCCGTCGCCGTTCTTCGACGCCGGGGAGCTCGTCCAGAGCTTCGCCGCCAAGGGGCTCACCGTCGACGACCTGGTGGCGCTCTCGGGTGCGCACTCCATCGGCACCGCGCACTGCTCCGGGTTCAAGAACCGGCTGTACCCGACGGTGGACGCGTCCCTGGACGCGAGCTACGCGGCGGCGCTGAGGGCGGCGTGCCCTGACGGcagcgccgccgacgacggcgtggtGAACAACAGCCCCgtgtcgccggcgacgctggGCAACCAGTACTTCAAGAACGCGCTCGCCGGGCGGGTGCTGTTCACGTCGGACGCGGCGCTGCTGACCGGCCAGAACGACACGGCGGAGAAGGTCAGGGAGAACGCCGGCGACCTGACCGCGTGGATGGCGCGGTTTGCGGCGTCGATGGTGAAGATGGGCGGCATCGAGGTGCTCACCGGGGCGCGGGGGGAGGTCAGGAGGTTCTGCAACGTCACCAACAGCTAAAAAGCTATACTGGCTGGCTCGAGTGAAGAACGCACTTGTGCCATTGGTGTGCGTGCCGTTTTTGCTTAGTGGCAAGTTTGCACCTTGTGCTAATTAAACGTTTTTGTTCTCCAATCTACACCATGCACACACACCATTCATGTTGCAATTTTTTATTGCCACCTTGTTCTATAAGAGGAGGAAAATTAACCACCTTAATTTGTTATTCACTCTGGTTATAGTATTTTGGTTGTATGGCTCATGTAAAAGATTTggggcttttttttttagaattacacagtgcAATGTAGATACTCACAACGCACACGCACTCACATCTATGAatacacgcacgcaaaccctacccctataagCATCTTCGAaaactgggccggcaaatccttgagattgacgaagtcaccatagGCACCTCGTTGTCGACGGATATGTCGCCTACCACTaaaagcacaacgccgttatATCTTAGAAAATCcgctcccatggggagtcgaacccaagacctcaggtgctactgaggctcttgtaaccactaagCGAAAACGccgttattattattatttttggagaATTTGTGATTTGGATCTgagatttgtgtgtgatgtgaatatgtgatgcatttgtgatgaattttgtagaagttgtgatgtaattttttttaagattttatgatgtatttggagatgatcgatttgaggatttggaggcAATTCGgggatgattgatttgggatttttgggatgggatggagtgaaatcaatatattaaaaacaacaatgaagaaaagaaaagaataaaggaGCAACTGAATCTaacctctttagtcccggttggtaacaccaatcgggactaaagatagccgggactaaagatagcgatctttagtcccggattcgtagtcccggttaaaaaatcAGGTCTACAAAAGGTTACGAATCaggactaaaaagcacttctctACTAGTGTGCAAATGTGTGAGCCCCCATTGACCAAGTGTAGGAGCAAACCCTCTAAAAGTGTCCAGCCTCTCTGGCCTTGATCAGTCAATTGATCGACATCGGTTTGTCGTTTCGCAAATGGTAGAAATGATGATGGGTTTTTGATACTGAATTGAGTCTCTGAGCGAATTCTGATGAGTAGGAAAAGCATCTTCATAATGAAGGTCCTAAATCTCGTATGTGAATTCCTGTTGATAAAGAAAATGATGGTTCACTTGGAACTATACTTGTGCAAAAGAatcctattctttttttttggtgcccTTATGGTGTATATGTTGTGATAGTAAACAAAGAAAGGAGGTGTTTTGTTTTCGGAAATGGTGGAAAAGGAACTTTTGCTCATCTCAAGTTCCCTTTCTAGCTGGCCATTTTGCGGAGGGGGAAAAACCAACTTTCCCTGTAAAACAGTGTgctttgatccttctatgttaTTCGTTTTGTTCGTGAAATTCTTTCGAGGTTGCTGACATTTTTGTGTTTTCCACATGGAACAAAGATCTGCCACCAAGAATACAGCAGGCCAACATGCATCTTTCTGGGTGTTCAAGCAGGATTGTCCTTGTTGACATCAGAATTGACGATGGTATTTTCAGCCTCTTCTCTTTTCGATATTTAATATGAGATCTGAGCCTGAGAAATTTCAGCCATAAATGCTGCATGTTTTGCACATGCTTTGTTCTGATTGTAATATCTGGCAATTTCAGATTTTTGGGATAGCACTTGGATTCAATCTTCTATTTGAATATGATGATCTCATCACTGGGATATGTTTTGCAACCGTTGTTCCTAATCTGCTACCATATGCTATATCACACCTGGTAAAGAAGAAGATTATCTCATATAGAAAACTTCAAACCTATATTGTAATCTGATTTGGAGTTAATATTTGTCAATTACTTTCATATACCTATTCTAGGGAAAGAAGATGGTGGGGACATTAAATGCTTGCATTGCAGGCTTTGCGCTTCTTTGCTACGTTCTTGGTTTATTGGTCAGCCAACCACAAATTCCTCTGACAACGAATGTAATTTTCCCCAAGCTCAGTGGTGAAAGTGCTTATTCTCTGATGGCTCTTCTTGGTGCAAACGTAATGGCACACAACTTTTACATCCATTCATCAGTTGTTCAGGTAAATTATGATGCTTCTTTGTGCCCATTACATAGTTAGAATTATATTTGATTTGATGCATTTGGGGTGAGGGGGGTTTGGGCATTTGGTGGACAATGGTCAATGGCATGCCACAATTATTTACACCACACAATGACACATGTTGCTAGCTTTGCTAGTGTTTCGAACAGTTCAGAAATTCCAAACTGATAGCAAGGGTCACTATATTAGACTAGTTATACCAGTCTAATATCGGATGTAGTGGAGAATGTTTTTGTTCTAATAGATCCAGTGGTTTGTGGGTACGCTGTATCCAACTGAAAAAGATATGGTTTGTCCTATTTCAATTGTTTGCGCAGAGTTGAAGTGATGTTCATTGACTTAATTTCAAAACACCAAGATACATCTTCTAGCGAATTGCAGCATTATGTTAGGCATGCTCATCGTTAGTtagtgaaagaatttgttctcACTTAATCCAGTTTGGAGCTTAACTAACAATTATGGCCAATGAAACTATAGTATTTAATAAGCTATTGTGCCACATGCGGAATACTATTTCTGATTGACAAGCACAAATCTAGAATGTTCCTTGAGTAAATGTTTGTTCCCTAAAACTGTGGCCTATttctatttgttttcttttttactttcgcGTGTACATATTTTGGTTCACTAATGGTAAATGTCTAGTGTTCATGAGGTCTTTGCCTTAGGTTTGCtagtatatgatatatatattaccTAAAGTGTATAAAAATGGATAGCATTAGTGAGTTTGACAGCAAAACCAGCTACATTTCATTGCCCTTTGTGTCTTATGCTTttggttgtctttttttttcagcttgTATCCATGT
The window above is part of the Oryza sativa Japonica Group chromosome 7, ASM3414082v1 genome. Proteins encoded here:
- the LOC107276425 gene encoding peroxidase 5 is translated as MKLILMVAFQAMSLISISTASLQYNFYGSSCPNAEQTISNVVYGLIDADPSMAPALLRLHFHDCFVMGCDASILLDPTKANGSPEKTAIPLRGYDAVNKIKAAVEAVCPGKVSCADILAFAARDSVAKSGGFVYPVPAGSRDGNVSSAFSVFSSIPSPFFDAGELVQSFAAKGLTVDDLVALSGAHSIGTAHCSGFKNRLYPTVDASLDASYAAALRAACPDGSAADDGVVNNSPVSPATLGNQYFKNALAGRVLFTSDAALLTGQNDTAEKVRENAGDLTAWMARFAASMVKMGGIEVLTGARGEVRRFCNVTNS